One window of Candidatus Nitrospira kreftii genomic DNA carries:
- a CDS encoding putative ribonuclease-like protein YfkH — protein MSPLETTVKGPVNLWKRGGLSWLELGRRLWKEIEDDEVLGRGAQLAYYFLLALFPMLLFLTALLGLFPINTSTSALLQYAEEILPADALGILQRYLDHVVQGSGKEILSLGILGALWVSSSGVTAIIDALNVAYNATETRPFWKVRLTGIVLTIGLAGFVILSAVLVLFGGYLAEWASKFLGFGLFFEITWKVLQWPLAFTLMVLAIGIIYYACPNVEQEWRWVTPGAVVAVFLWLCVSLAFKVYVTNFGNYNAAYGSIGGVIVLMLWLYLSGTVILLGGEINAEIEAAARDDARQV, from the coding sequence ATGAGTCCGTTGGAGACAACAGTGAAGGGTCCGGTCAATCTTTGGAAGCGTGGAGGCCTGAGCTGGCTCGAATTGGGGCGTCGTCTTTGGAAGGAAATTGAAGACGATGAGGTGTTAGGCCGCGGCGCACAGCTCGCGTACTACTTTTTGCTCGCGTTGTTCCCGATGCTCTTGTTCCTCACGGCCTTGCTTGGGTTATTCCCGATCAACACATCGACATCAGCCCTACTTCAGTATGCCGAAGAGATCCTGCCGGCAGACGCACTCGGCATTCTGCAACGGTACTTGGATCATGTCGTACAGGGCAGCGGGAAGGAGATTCTCTCCTTAGGTATTCTTGGCGCGCTATGGGTGTCATCGAGCGGAGTGACCGCTATCATAGACGCGCTGAACGTTGCCTATAATGCGACCGAAACGCGGCCATTCTGGAAAGTCAGGCTGACCGGCATTGTGCTCACCATAGGCTTGGCTGGGTTTGTGATTCTATCCGCGGTGCTAGTGCTGTTCGGTGGGTACTTGGCGGAGTGGGCCTCAAAGTTTCTCGGATTCGGTCTGTTCTTCGAGATCACGTGGAAAGTGCTCCAATGGCCTCTAGCGTTTACCCTGATGGTGTTGGCCATAGGTATCATCTATTATGCCTGTCCCAATGTTGAGCAAGAATGGCGTTGGGTAACCCCAGGCGCTGTCGTCGCCGTCTTCCTATGGTTGTGCGTTTCACTGGCGTTTAAGGTCTATGTGACCAACTTCGGGAATTACAACGCAGCCTACGGATCCATCGGTGGCGTGATTGTGCTTATGCTGTGGCTATACCTAAGCGGTACGGTGATTTTGCTCGGTGGTGAAATCAATGCCGAGATCGAAGCCGCTGCCCGAGACGATGCGCGGCAAGTGTGA
- a CDS encoding hypothetical protein (conserved membrane protein of unknown function) encodes MPNRRAVDRHLWEIVAVKDLLWILGVLLLCWIGYTLMSILTPILLGLGFAYLFNPLITLMHRRWRIPRLLTVCLLMILLLLLLSATLVWIGPIFSSQLMSLINKIPGYVTTLTTHYNVDMHSLFPQLTDLVGRIKTDPMSILEPLLTGTGQAFGLLGTVIGSTLNITLVLVLVPIFFILFALNFDRLTSRIMTMIPPAARPRTADVLERMDRAVNGFFRGRFIIGLITAALYAFGWAFAEVPYWALLGIATGILTIIPYASAIGWPLAVLLKYLDVLASSDSGAGWLAIVIWPSVTYLAVQFVESWILTPWIQSQSLDLSVPTVMIVVLIGGAVGGFFGLLLAIPVAACMKILLEEYVLPARMSSAP; translated from the coding sequence GTGCCTAATCGACGAGCCGTCGACCGTCACCTATGGGAAATCGTCGCGGTCAAGGATCTTCTCTGGATCCTCGGCGTACTGTTGCTCTGTTGGATCGGCTACACGCTCATGTCGATTCTCACCCCGATTCTTCTCGGGCTTGGCTTTGCCTATCTCTTCAATCCGCTGATTACGCTCATGCATCGACGTTGGAGAATCCCGCGACTCCTGACAGTCTGTCTTCTCATGATATTGTTGCTCCTCCTGTTGAGCGCGACGCTGGTGTGGATCGGACCGATCTTTTCGAGCCAGCTGATGAGTTTGATCAACAAGATTCCAGGATACGTCACGACGCTTACAACCCATTATAACGTGGACATGCACAGCCTCTTTCCGCAACTGACCGATTTAGTCGGCAGGATTAAGACTGATCCGATGAGTATCCTTGAACCGTTGTTGACCGGGACCGGGCAGGCCTTCGGCTTGCTCGGAACTGTCATCGGTTCCACGCTGAACATCACGCTGGTATTAGTGTTGGTCCCGATTTTTTTCATTCTGTTTGCCTTGAATTTTGACCGGCTCACGTCCCGGATCATGACGATGATCCCGCCCGCCGCCCGTCCACGAACCGCAGACGTGTTGGAACGAATGGATCGTGCCGTGAACGGATTTTTTCGAGGCCGCTTCATCATCGGCCTCATCACCGCCGCATTGTATGCCTTCGGATGGGCCTTCGCGGAGGTGCCGTACTGGGCGCTGCTCGGGATTGCCACTGGAATCCTGACCATCATTCCGTATGCATCCGCCATTGGCTGGCCCCTCGCCGTCTTGCTCAAGTACCTGGACGTGCTCGCTTCTTCAGATAGCGGTGCCGGCTGGTTGGCGATCGTGATCTGGCCGAGCGTCACTTATCTGGCCGTGCAGTTCGTCGAAAGTTGGATTCTCACGCCATGGATCCAGAGTCAGTCTCTTGACCTGAGCGTCCCCACGGTGATGATCGTCGTCCTGATCGGCGGCGCGGTCGGTGGATTCTTCGGTTTATTGCTTGCGATTCCTGTCGCGGCCTGCATGAAGATTCTCTTGGAAGAGTACGTCTTGCCGGCCAGGATGTCCTCGGCCCCATGA
- a CDS encoding hypothetical protein (conserved membrane protein of unknown function) — protein MHIAHLWHQLRQSFWFVPSLITIGAAVLSQITLRLDETFPWSKYNGLGWIYSGSGEGAGILLSAIVGSMITATSITFSMTLVALTLTASQYGPRLLQNFMRRPGSQIVLGTFLATFIFSLLVLRSVQINGEAAVIPHLSVTVAVGLTIASVGVLIFFIHHIAKAIQADTIIGQVYADLLDSIDRMFPEQIGEGRSTDRDHQPVRIVPDEASLHRYRHEGVPVHSASTGYLQAIDAEGLLELAVEHHLVILLHRRPGHFIIQNQRIATLCPSQHDNLNESSMHVCDLLILGQERTSEQDVEFAILQLVEIAVRALSPGINDPHTAMRCLDWLGAALCRISERRLPDPHRYDSQGNIRVIAERAAPAGLVDVAFHQIRQASAGKPALLIRLLESLASIAAQVQDRSMLEALQRHADMILRESRHSVPELLDRADIERHYRDILDYFRRREERLMLGPTTS, from the coding sequence ATGCACATCGCGCACCTATGGCACCAACTCCGACAGAGCTTCTGGTTTGTTCCCAGCCTCATTACCATTGGCGCGGCGGTACTATCCCAAATCACCCTGAGACTGGATGAGACGTTTCCGTGGAGTAAGTATAACGGCCTGGGATGGATCTACTCCGGGAGCGGTGAGGGCGCCGGCATCCTCCTCTCGGCTATCGTCGGTTCCATGATCACGGCGACGAGCATTACGTTTTCCATGACTCTCGTGGCGTTGACGTTGACTGCCTCGCAGTATGGGCCGCGATTGCTCCAAAATTTCATGCGTCGGCCGGGTAGTCAAATCGTCCTTGGAACGTTCCTCGCCACGTTTATTTTCAGCTTGCTGGTCTTGCGATCGGTTCAGATCAATGGCGAAGCAGCCGTCATTCCGCACTTGTCGGTGACGGTCGCCGTGGGTTTGACCATCGCGAGCGTGGGTGTCCTCATCTTTTTTATTCATCACATCGCCAAGGCCATCCAAGCCGACACCATCATCGGGCAGGTTTATGCGGACCTGTTGGACTCGATCGACCGTATGTTTCCGGAGCAAATCGGTGAAGGTCGCTCGACCGATAGGGACCATCAGCCGGTGCGGATCGTACCTGACGAAGCTTCCCTCCACCGCTACAGGCATGAAGGAGTCCCGGTCCATTCGGCATCGACGGGGTACCTGCAGGCCATCGATGCCGAGGGGCTGCTCGAATTGGCTGTGGAACACCATCTCGTAATCCTCCTCCACCGCCGTCCTGGACATTTCATTATTCAGAATCAGCGGATCGCCACGCTATGCCCATCGCAGCATGACAACCTGAACGAGTCAAGCATGCATGTGTGCGATCTCTTGATCCTAGGGCAGGAACGGACATCTGAGCAAGACGTGGAATTTGCCATCTTGCAGTTAGTTGAAATAGCGGTGAGAGCGCTTTCTCCTGGCATCAACGACCCGCACACCGCCATGCGATGTCTGGACTGGCTCGGCGCGGCACTCTGTCGCATTTCGGAACGTCGCCTCCCAGACCCTCACCGTTACGACTCGCAAGGAAATATCCGTGTGATTGCGGAACGAGCCGCACCGGCTGGACTAGTCGACGTCGCCTTTCATCAGATTCGACAGGCTTCTGCGGGAAAGCCGGCGCTGCTCATTCGACTGCTTGAATCCCTGGCGTCGATTGCCGCTCAGGTTCAAGACCGGAGCATGTTGGAAGCCTTACAACGACATGCCGACATGATTTTACGAGAAAGCCGACACAGCGTGCCGGAATTGCTCGATCGCGCTGATATCGAACGGCACTATCGAGACATCCTGGACTACTTTCGTCGCCGGGAAGAGCGACTCATGCTCGGCCCGACGACGTCCTGA
- a CDS encoding Vitamin K epoxide reductase encodes MKKTATIEKGLGTLIITGSSGRIGSSFIDRVGESFIEMGFDREGPPHPPPDTEHVIDCDLTSDHSVRAALDKVHGLGHTRITSVIHLAAYYSFSGEPSPLYEQVTVRGTERLLRGLRDFEVEQFIFSSTMLVHAPCKPGERLNEEWPLKPKWAYPKSKVATEELILRERGAVPVVLLRIAGVYDDQCHSIPISHQIKRIYEQQFIGHLYSGDLTHGASFVHMDDMVEALVLAVERRKDLPPVTTLLIGEPDTLSYDELQRTISRRLHGYEWNTYRLPKPVAKLGAWLRTMLPGADPFIKPWMIDISDDHYALDISRARALLGWNPKHSLRETLPKMLTELQSDPVNWYRENDLKAKTVSDGPSWPHVANMLLGLWLIGTVPALGPIEPALMWSDLASGAAIILFSLLALHHGWATWTVCGVGFWLMSAPLVFWASNAAVYNNDLLVGALVITFAAVIPQFGRDDPGSGAPPGWSYNPSGWVQRLAIVFLAMLGFFLARYLAAFQLGHIVHPWDPLFGESTRRVLTSDVSKAFPVSDAGLGALSYLLDALAGLIGGVRRWRTMPWMVVLFGLFIIPPGVTSIVLVILQPVGIGDWCTLCLVASVVMLLMVSPALDEVIATGQFLLRARRTGGNVWRVFWHGEHSAMDEPKIQTRSLLSEMLHSIEAFSAPWNLWLSTMVGVGLMAAPTLLHLVGTVADSTHIVGALVVTFSVVAFAEPARPVRVVNLLCGAWLLLAAWILDGAVLSWPWISVASGLVLIALNIRCGPIEDRYGDWQKVIR; translated from the coding sequence ATGAAAAAGACCGCGACGATTGAAAAGGGACTGGGCACATTAATCATCACAGGCAGCAGTGGTCGTATCGGTAGCTCGTTTATTGATCGTGTCGGCGAAAGCTTTATCGAAATGGGGTTCGATCGCGAAGGGCCACCCCATCCGCCTCCGGACACCGAGCACGTCATCGATTGCGACCTGACCTCGGATCACAGTGTGCGGGCTGCGTTGGACAAAGTCCACGGGCTCGGACATACACGAATTACCTCCGTCATCCATCTTGCCGCCTACTATAGTTTTTCCGGTGAGCCGAGTCCCTTGTACGAGCAAGTCACCGTGCGGGGCACTGAACGGCTGTTGCGTGGGTTGCGCGACTTTGAGGTCGAGCAATTCATCTTTTCCAGTACCATGCTTGTGCACGCGCCGTGCAAACCGGGTGAACGGCTCAACGAAGAGTGGCCACTCAAGCCGAAATGGGCCTATCCCAAGTCGAAGGTGGCGACTGAGGAACTGATTCTGCGTGAGAGAGGGGCCGTACCGGTGGTTCTGCTGCGCATTGCCGGGGTATATGACGATCAGTGCCATTCGATTCCCATCTCACATCAAATCAAGCGCATCTACGAGCAGCAGTTTATCGGCCATCTGTATTCGGGCGACCTCACCCATGGAGCCTCTTTCGTGCACATGGATGATATGGTTGAAGCCTTGGTACTCGCCGTCGAGCGTCGCAAGGATCTTCCACCGGTTACAACCCTGCTCATCGGCGAGCCGGACACGCTGAGCTATGACGAACTCCAACGCACGATCAGTCGACGGCTTCATGGCTATGAATGGAACACCTATCGCCTTCCTAAGCCTGTCGCGAAGCTTGGCGCCTGGCTCCGTACCATGTTGCCGGGCGCCGATCCGTTCATCAAGCCGTGGATGATCGACATCTCTGACGATCACTACGCACTTGATATTTCCCGCGCCCGTGCGTTGCTCGGTTGGAATCCGAAACATTCGCTGCGTGAAACATTGCCGAAGATGCTCACCGAACTACAATCCGACCCCGTGAACTGGTATCGAGAAAACGATTTGAAAGCAAAGACCGTTTCCGACGGCCCGTCCTGGCCGCATGTGGCGAACATGCTGCTCGGTTTGTGGCTCATCGGTACGGTGCCGGCGCTCGGCCCAATCGAGCCCGCGCTGATGTGGAGCGATCTCGCGAGCGGCGCGGCGATTATCTTATTCAGTCTGTTGGCCCTTCACCATGGTTGGGCGACTTGGACCGTATGCGGGGTGGGCTTCTGGTTGATGAGCGCGCCCCTGGTGTTCTGGGCCTCGAATGCTGCCGTCTATAACAACGACTTGCTCGTCGGCGCACTGGTGATTACGTTCGCTGCCGTTATCCCGCAGTTCGGTCGTGACGACCCCGGCTCTGGTGCTCCGCCAGGCTGGAGTTACAACCCTTCCGGATGGGTGCAACGATTGGCGATCGTCTTTCTGGCAATGCTCGGATTTTTTCTCGCTCGGTATCTCGCGGCATTTCAACTCGGGCACATTGTGCATCCATGGGACCCCTTGTTCGGCGAGAGCACAAGACGCGTCCTCACCTCGGATGTCTCGAAAGCGTTTCCGGTGTCCGACGCTGGTTTGGGAGCGCTCTCATACCTGCTCGACGCTCTGGCCGGGCTGATCGGGGGAGTGCGACGCTGGCGTACCATGCCATGGATGGTGGTGTTGTTCGGTCTCTTCATCATCCCTCCCGGTGTCACCAGCATTGTTTTGGTAATCCTCCAACCGGTCGGTATCGGCGACTGGTGCACACTATGTCTTGTGGCATCGGTGGTCATGTTGCTGATGGTGTCGCCGGCGCTGGACGAAGTGATTGCGACCGGTCAGTTTCTCCTTCGCGCACGACGTACAGGGGGCAACGTCTGGCGCGTCTTTTGGCACGGTGAACACAGCGCGATGGATGAACCAAAGATACAAACTCGGTCGCTGCTTTCAGAAATGCTGCACAGCATTGAAGCGTTCTCTGCCCCCTGGAATTTGTGGTTGAGCACAATGGTTGGAGTAGGGTTGATGGCTGCGCCCACCCTGTTGCACTTGGTCGGAACTGTTGCCGATAGCACGCACATCGTGGGCGCGCTGGTCGTGACATTTTCGGTGGTGGCGTTCGCCGAACCCGCCCGCCCGGTGCGCGTGGTGAACCTCCTGTGCGGAGCATGGCTGCTCCTCGCTGCCTGGATTCTTGACGGCGCCGTTCTGAGTTGGCCGTGGATTAGCGTCGCCAGTGGTCTGGTGCTGATTGCGCTTAACATTCGATGTGGTCCGATCGAAGATCGTTACGGCGACTGGCAAAAAGTTATTCGTTGA
- a CDS encoding hypothetical protein (conserved membrane protein of unknown function), with product MMRQLMRQLLVLTLLGLAIGAWSIDLQDAEPAGGVPIGTGIWTGISMLISAFIGGYITARMSGSPLRSDGLYHGVIVWGVNWLVFAWLTTTVMATLLGGVFSAFGATLNSLGQGATTVVSAAASQLRDAKPSISLDELRRQAESILAATGKKELQPGEIRKDAERVADASRSGQPPRQVAESALQELQQKLMALDRAAAINIMTTKMDMTEPQASQLVDSTIGLIEPLKDKAQQVTQQVKEQSVETGNRALDRMGAIAMWLAALAIITLGLSIVGGLTGTPESSSVEVRAEQYRERAA from the coding sequence ATGATGAGACAATTAATGAGGCAACTATTGGTGCTCACTCTGCTTGGGCTGGCGATCGGCGCATGGTCTATCGATCTTCAGGATGCTGAACCGGCGGGAGGTGTACCGATCGGAACAGGAATCTGGACAGGCATCTCCATGCTCATTTCTGCTTTCATAGGCGGCTATATCACGGCTCGCATGTCGGGCAGCCCGCTGCGCAGCGATGGACTCTATCACGGTGTGATTGTCTGGGGCGTCAATTGGCTAGTTTTCGCATGGTTGACCACGACCGTCATGGCGACCTTGTTAGGTGGTGTCTTTTCCGCCTTTGGTGCGACGCTCAATAGCCTCGGTCAAGGGGCCACGACTGTGGTCTCGGCTGCCGCTTCTCAACTACGTGATGCGAAGCCGTCCATTTCATTGGACGAACTGCGTCGCCAAGCCGAATCAATTCTAGCGGCGACCGGCAAGAAGGAGCTCCAGCCAGGCGAGATCCGGAAAGATGCGGAGCGCGTAGCGGACGCCTCGCGAAGCGGGCAGCCACCGCGACAGGTGGCGGAATCGGCCCTCCAAGAACTCCAGCAGAAACTCATGGCTTTGGATCGCGCCGCGGCCATCAACATCATGACGACCAAGATGGACATGACCGAACCTCAGGCAAGCCAATTGGTTGATTCGACCATCGGTCTCATCGAGCCACTGAAAGACAAGGCTCAACAGGTCACGCAGCAGGTCAAGGAACAATCCGTCGAGACCGGCAATCGCGCACTCGATCGCATGGGAGCCATTGCGATGTGGCTGGCCGCGCTCGCTATTATTACATTGGGATTGTCGATCGTCGGCGGCTTGACCGGTACGCCTGAATCGTCCAGCGTGGAAGTACGGGCTGAGCAATATCGCGAACGCGCAGCATAA
- a CDS encoding hypothetical protein (conserved exported protein of unknown function), translating to MKVFPTSGVLALAVLSLPLASSAFAEQSQPSQAGHVMETVQFPPSDHCTANQPCRTVMGEITRVEETYVIKQPNGSEIHVNIQPETNVQGLHKTGDKVAAQLSSRGVAHAVVKLKELPKSGLEAPGKTLEDLR from the coding sequence ATGAAGGTATTCCCAACATCAGGTGTTCTCGCCCTCGCCGTGCTTTCTCTGCCGTTGGCCTCCTCGGCTTTTGCCGAACAGAGTCAACCGTCGCAGGCCGGGCACGTTATGGAGACGGTTCAATTTCCCCCCAGCGATCACTGCACCGCAAATCAACCCTGTCGTACCGTGATGGGGGAAATTACGCGAGTGGAGGAGACGTACGTGATCAAACAGCCGAACGGATCGGAAATTCATGTGAATATCCAACCCGAGACGAACGTCCAAGGTCTTCACAAGACCGGAGACAAGGTCGCGGCGCAACTGAGTTCCCGAGGTGTCGCCCATGCCGTGGTCAAACTCAAGGAGCTCCCAAAATCTGGCTTGGAAGCTCCTGGCAAAACACTCGAAGATTTACGGTAG